One genomic region from Leptospira montravelensis encodes:
- a CDS encoding Gfo/Idh/MocA family protein — MKRSKIKTILIGLGRIGSSLETDPFRKKPCTHMGVLQSDWGKEKFEFILGLDSDQKKCESFQSFWKTQAERVDCDPKKVKFPKSVQLAVISTPSVFHEEWATHCIIEGIPNLLIEKPVALSESGAKRIQKLASQHNTRIWINHERRYHPSYLFVKDQLTKGNFGNLKSIRASVFTSAKNPGLAFSKLGGGPLLHDGTHAVDLLHWLIGKPKLMEAKLERPKKGAIESRAVAWFRSKTGVDVFLDVSGDRKYFQFELDLHTDSHRIICSNDGFQFFQSESSKLYKGFQSLSPYEPPGFPNPKTANAFLGIYEEISQVIMGKKQTMEGTLSDNIEILNMIESIYRRKK; from the coding sequence ATGAAACGATCCAAAATCAAAACCATCCTGATCGGTCTTGGGCGGATTGGATCCAGTTTAGAAACAGACCCATTTCGTAAAAAACCATGTACTCATATGGGTGTCCTCCAGTCCGATTGGGGAAAGGAAAAATTTGAATTCATTTTAGGTTTGGACAGCGATCAAAAAAAATGTGAATCTTTCCAGAGTTTTTGGAAAACCCAGGCAGAGAGAGTGGACTGCGATCCTAAAAAAGTCAAATTCCCTAAGTCCGTCCAATTGGCAGTCATTTCCACTCCCAGTGTTTTTCATGAAGAATGGGCCACCCATTGTATCATCGAGGGAATTCCCAATTTACTCATCGAAAAACCAGTCGCCCTTTCTGAATCGGGAGCCAAAAGGATTCAAAAACTAGCCAGTCAGCACAATACAAGAATTTGGATCAACCATGAAAGGCGTTACCATCCTAGTTATTTGTTTGTCAAAGACCAACTAACAAAAGGTAATTTCGGAAACCTAAAATCCATTCGTGCATCTGTATTTACCTCAGCAAAAAACCCAGGGTTAGCCTTTTCCAAACTAGGAGGAGGACCTTTACTCCATGATGGAACCCATGCTGTAGACCTACTGCATTGGCTCATCGGCAAACCCAAGTTAATGGAAGCAAAATTAGAACGCCCCAAAAAAGGTGCAATAGAATCAAGGGCTGTGGCGTGGTTTCGATCCAAAACAGGTGTGGATGTATTTTTAGATGTCAGTGGCGATAGGAAATATTTTCAATTTGAGTTAGATTTACATACCGACTCACATAGAATCATTTGTTCCAATGACGGATTTCAATTTTTCCAATCGGAGTCTTCAAAATTATACAAAGGATTTCAAAGTTTATCACCTTACGAACCACCTGGTTTTCCAAATCCAAAAACGGCAAATGCGTTCCTAGGAATTTATGAGGAAATCTCTCAGGTGATTATGGGGAAAAAACAAACGATGGAAGGCACTCTATCAGACAATATTGAGATTCTAAACATGATAGAATCTATTTATAGGCGAAAAAAATGA
- a CDS encoding ABC1 kinase family protein: MNSKQNRSVSIYFFVIFSWFEYLILTKIKRKFKSETNYESSRIKFLKRKGKETKNLFFQLGGVYIKIGQFLSNLFHVLPEEFLWELQDLQDKIPPREFEEINKRWITDYGKPMIEIFSNLDQVAYASASTAQVHIGYYNDKKVAIKTLYPGIEEDAIRDLKTISRVIWIIDRFVFKISAKEVNEQLHSMIRAELDLRSELKNLKYTKQLFALEKDFYFPNPIDELCNKHTLVTEFVEGKKIYELITLETHTKKNPHLEKLVRAYILMIFEYRFFHADPHPGNLIFMETGELCFIDFGAVQSISEEETRILERILIGAMRKDYHLITESLFELGAVTETLSKEELIQIVKYSLEKLNRILESTDHFRNIGLDTLRPKEDLRFLKEIQVSLKRLLSSLKLPPNFLSLHRVLALLLGNSSYLDPTRSMIDYAEKPFSQIVLKGSSLKKLWKDEGEEFITSLFSLPKELNEFLYKWNRGEFQTPDSSRKEELRLKEIFTFGALGSIFFFFGMYYSEKFWKEPSILFYILSGLSFWSLAKSSLSYWKQK, translated from the coding sequence ATGAACTCTAAACAAAACAGGTCTGTATCTATTTATTTTTTTGTAATTTTTTCTTGGTTTGAGTATCTTATTCTAACAAAAATTAAACGAAAATTTAAAAGTGAAACCAATTATGAATCTTCGAGAATAAAATTTCTAAAAAGAAAAGGGAAGGAAACTAAAAATTTATTTTTCCAGTTAGGTGGCGTATATATTAAAATTGGTCAATTTTTAAGCAATTTATTCCATGTTTTACCGGAGGAATTTTTATGGGAATTACAAGACCTACAAGACAAAATTCCACCAAGAGAATTTGAAGAAATAAACAAACGTTGGATCACTGATTATGGAAAACCAATGATCGAAATTTTTTCAAATTTGGATCAAGTAGCTTATGCGAGTGCCTCCACCGCGCAGGTTCATATTGGCTATTATAACGACAAAAAAGTAGCAATCAAAACCTTATACCCAGGAATTGAAGAAGATGCAATCCGGGACTTAAAAACCATCTCAAGGGTGATTTGGATCATTGACCGTTTTGTCTTCAAAATTTCTGCCAAAGAAGTAAATGAACAATTGCATTCAATGATTCGTGCAGAACTTGATCTACGTAGTGAACTTAAAAACTTAAAATACACCAAACAATTGTTTGCTTTAGAAAAAGATTTTTATTTCCCAAATCCTATTGATGAACTTTGTAACAAACACACACTCGTCACAGAATTTGTAGAAGGAAAGAAAATTTACGAATTAATCACTTTAGAAACTCATACAAAAAAAAATCCTCATTTAGAAAAATTGGTCCGAGCCTATATCCTAATGATATTCGAATATAGGTTTTTCCATGCAGACCCACATCCCGGAAATTTAATCTTTATGGAAACGGGAGAACTTTGTTTTATTGATTTTGGAGCCGTCCAGTCTATCTCTGAAGAAGAAACTCGCATTTTAGAAAGAATTCTAATTGGTGCTATGCGAAAAGATTATCATCTAATCACCGAATCATTATTTGAATTAGGTGCCGTTACGGAAACTTTATCAAAAGAAGAACTTATCCAAATTGTAAAATATTCACTCGAAAAACTAAATCGAATTCTGGAATCGACTGATCATTTCCGAAATATAGGACTCGATACACTTAGGCCCAAAGAAGACCTGCGTTTTCTAAAGGAAATCCAAGTAAGTTTAAAACGACTCTTATCCAGCTTAAAACTCCCTCCCAATTTTCTTAGCCTCCACCGCGTACTTGCCCTGTTACTTGGAAACTCATCTTATTTGGATCCAACACGTTCTATGATCGATTATGCAGAAAAACCTTTTTCCCAAATTGTTTTAAAAGGAAGTTCCTTAAAAAAACTTTGGAAAGATGAAGGGGAAGAATTTATCACAAGTCTTTTCTCTTTACCGAAAGAGTTAAATGAGTTTTTATACAAATGGAATCGGGGAGAGTTCCAAACCCCAGATTCTTCCAGAAAAGAGGAGTTAAGGCTAAAAGAAATATTTACCTTTGGAGCTCTTGGTTCGATATTTTTCTTTTTCGGAATGTATTATTCGGAAAAATTCTGGAAAGAACCAAGCATATTATTTTACATACTATCAGGACTTAGTTTTTGGTCTTTGGCCAAATCGAGTCTAAGTTATTGGAAACAAAAATAA